A stretch of the Streptococcus oralis genome encodes the following:
- the cas9 gene encoding type II CRISPR RNA-guided endonuclease Cas9 (Cas9, originally named Csn1, is the large, multifunctional signature protein of type II CRISPR/Cas systems. It is well known even to general audiences because its RNA-guided endonuclease activity has made it a popular tool for custom editing of eukaryotic genomes.) — protein MNGLVLGLDIGIASVGVGILEKNSGKIIHANSRLFPAATADNNVERRKNRQARRLNRRKKHRGVRFQDLFEDYGLLTDFSKVSINLNPYRLRVDGLNQQLTNEELFIALKNIVKRRGISYLDDASEDGGAVSSDYGKAVEGNRKLLAEQTPGQIQLERFEKYGQLRGDFTVEENGEKCRLINVFSTSAYKKEAERILRKQQEFNNQITDEFIADYLTILTGKRKYYHGPGNEKSRTDYGRYTSHRDSKGEYVTLDNIFGILIGKCTFYPEEYRASKASYTAQEFNLLNDLNNLTVPTETKKLSEEQKKTIIEYAKSAKTLGASTLLKYIAKMIDASVDQIRGYRVDVNNKPEMHSFEVYRKMQSLETIKVEELPRNVLDELAHILTLNTEREGIEEAINSKLMGVFSRDQVLELVQFRKNNSSLFSKGWHNFSLKLMMELIPELYETSEEQMTILTRLGKQRSKETSKRTKYIDEKELTEEIYNPVVAKSVRQAIKIINEATKKHGIFDNIVIEMARENNEEDAKKDYIKRQKANQDEKNAAMEKAAFQYNGKKELPDSIFHGHKELATKIRLWHQQGEKCLYTGKNIPISDLIHNQYKYEIDHILPLSLSFDDSLSNKVLVLATANQEKGQRTPFQALDSMDDAWSYREFKSYVKDSKLLSNKKKDYLLTEEDISKIEVKQKFIERNLVDTRYSSRVVLNALQDFYKAHKFDTTISVVRGQFTSQLRRKWGLEKSRETYHHHAVDALIIAASSQLRLWKKQNNPLITYKEGQFVDSETGEIISLTDDEYKELVFKAPYDHFVDTLRSKTFEDSILFSYQVDSKFNRKISDATIYATRKAKLDKEKKEYTYTLGKIKDIYSLGTKTPSKTGFYKFLDLYNKDKSQFLMFQKDRKTWDEVIEKIMEQYRPFKEYDKTGKLVDFNPFEKYRQENGPICKYSKKGNGPEIKSLKYYDILLGKHKNITPEGSRNTVALLSLNPWRTDVYYNMETKKYEFLGLKYADLPFEKGGAYGISTETYSKLREKEGIGKNSEFKFTLYKNDLILIKDTETNCQQIFRFWSRTGKDNPKSFEKHKIELKPYEKARFEKGEELEVLGKVPPSSNQFQKNMQIENLSIYKVKTDVLGKKHIIKKEGDEPKLKF, from the coding sequence ATGAACGGTTTAGTTTTAGGATTGGATATTGGTATTGCATCCGTAGGAGTGGGAATTCTAGAAAAAAATTCTGGAAAGATTATTCATGCGAATTCACGACTTTTTCCAGCTGCAACAGCTGATAATAATGTTGAAAGAAGAAAAAATAGACAGGCTAGACGATTAAATCGTCGGAAAAAACATCGTGGTGTTCGCTTTCAAGATTTATTTGAAGACTATGGTTTGTTAACTGATTTTTCTAAGGTATCCATTAATCTTAATCCATATCGACTTCGTGTAGATGGCTTGAATCAGCAACTAACGAATGAAGAGCTGTTCATAGCTTTAAAGAACATTGTTAAGAGACGTGGTATTAGCTATTTAGATGATGCTTCTGAGGATGGTGGTGCAGTATCTTCAGATTATGGCAAGGCTGTTGAGGGAAATAGAAAATTACTTGCTGAACAAACACCAGGTCAAATCCAACTAGAGCGTTTTGAAAAATATGGTCAATTAAGGGGAGATTTTACTGTTGAAGAAAATGGTGAGAAATGCCGATTAATCAATGTTTTTTCAACATCTGCATATAAAAAGGAAGCTGAAAGAATTTTAAGAAAACAGCAAGAATTTAATAATCAGATTACGGATGAGTTTATAGCCGATTATTTAACAATTCTTACCGGTAAAAGAAAATACTATCATGGACCAGGTAATGAAAAATCTCGGACGGATTATGGACGGTATACTTCTCATAGAGATTCTAAAGGGGAGTACGTAACATTAGATAATATTTTTGGTATTTTAATCGGTAAATGTACATTTTATCCTGAGGAATACAGAGCTTCTAAAGCTTCCTATACTGCTCAAGAGTTTAACTTACTAAATGATTTAAATAATTTAACAGTTCCTACAGAAACAAAGAAACTTAGTGAGGAACAAAAGAAAACAATCATTGAATATGCGAAATCGGCTAAAACATTAGGAGCCTCAACCTTATTGAAGTACATTGCCAAAATGATTGATGCTTCAGTAGATCAGATACGTGGTTATCGAGTTGATGTAAACAATAAACCTGAAATGCATAGTTTTGAAGTCTATCGAAAGATGCAATCTTTAGAAACGATAAAGGTTGAAGAATTGCCTAGAAATGTTCTAGATGAGCTTGCCCATATTTTAACTCTAAATACTGAACGAGAAGGTATAGAAGAAGCAATTAACTCGAAGTTAATGGGTGTATTTAGTCGAGATCAAGTACTTGAATTAGTTCAATTTAGAAAAAATAATAGTAGTCTATTTAGTAAGGGATGGCATAATTTTTCTCTTAAACTCATGATGGAGTTGATACCAGAACTTTATGAAACTTCAGAAGAGCAAATGACAATTCTCACACGATTGGGAAAACAAAGATCTAAAGAGACATCAAAACGAACTAAGTATATTGATGAAAAAGAATTAACAGAAGAAATCTATAACCCTGTAGTAGCAAAATCTGTCAGACAAGCTATAAAAATAATCAACGAAGCAACTAAAAAACATGGTATCTTTGATAATATCGTTATCGAAATGGCGCGTGAAAATAACGAAGAAGACGCTAAGAAAGATTATATAAAACGTCAAAAGGCAAACCAAGATGAGAAAAATGCAGCTATGGAAAAGGCTGCATTCCAATACAATGGGAAAAAAGAGTTACCAGATAGTATTTTTCATGGGCATAAGGAATTGGCTACTAAGATTCGTTTATGGCACCAGCAGGGAGAGAAGTGTCTCTATACTGGGAAGAATATTCCAATTTCAGATTTAATTCACAATCAGTACAAGTACGAAATTGACCATATTTTACCTCTATCTTTATCGTTTGACGATAGTCTATCTAATAAAGTATTGGTTCTTGCCACAGCAAACCAAGAAAAAGGCCAACGTACTCCGTTTCAGGCTTTAGATAGTATGGATGATGCCTGGTCCTACCGTGAGTTTAAATCTTATGTAAAAGATTCGAAATTACTAAGTAATAAAAAGAAAGATTATCTTTTAACAGAAGAAGACATTAGTAAAATTGAAGTAAAACAGAAATTTATCGAACGAAATTTGGTTGATACTCGATATTCCTCTCGCGTTGTTTTAAATGCTCTACAAGATTTTTATAAAGCTCATAAATTCGATACAACTATTTCGGTGGTACGTGGACAATTTACTTCTCAGCTAAGAAGAAAGTGGGGGCTTGAAAAGTCTCGTGAGACTTACCATCATCATGCTGTTGATGCCTTAATTATTGCCGCTTCGAGTCAATTAAGATTATGGAAAAAACAGAATAATCCTCTGATTACTTATAAAGAAGGACAATTCGTTGATTCAGAGACTGGAGAAATTATTTCATTAACTGATGATGAATATAAAGAGTTAGTGTTTAAAGCGCCTTATGACCATTTTGTTGACACATTGCGTAGCAAGACATTTGAGGATAGTATACTATTTTCTTATCAAGTAGATTCAAAATTTAATCGAAAAATTTCAGATGCTACAATTTATGCAACAAGAAAAGCGAAATTGGATAAAGAGAAAAAAGAATACACTTATACTTTGGGAAAAATTAAAGATATCTATTCTTTAGGGACTAAAACCCCTTCTAAAACTGGGTTCTATAAGTTTTTAGATTTATACAATAAGGATAAATCCCAATTCTTAATGTTTCAGAAAGATAGAAAAACTTGGGATGAAGTAATCGAGAAGATAATGGAACAATATCGACCATTTAAAGAATACGACAAAACTGGAAAATTAGTCGATTTTAATCCATTTGAGAAATATAGACAAGAAAATGGGCCAATCTGTAAGTACAGTAAAAAAGGCAATGGTCCAGAAATTAAAAGTCTGAAATATTACGATATTTTATTAGGTAAACACAAAAATATAACTCCTGAAGGGAGTCGAAATACTGTAGCTTTGTTATCTTTAAATCCTTGGAGAACAGATGTGTATTACAATATGGAAACTAAAAAATATGAATTTTTAGGATTAAAGTATGCAGATTTGCCTTTTGAAAAAGGTGGTGCTTATGGTATTTCTACAGAGACGTATAGTAAATTAAGAGAGAAAGAGGGAATTGGCAAAAATTCTGAATTTAAGTTTACTCTATATAAAAATGATTTAATTTTAATTAAAGATACTGAAACGAATTGTCAACAAATTTTTAGATTTTGGTCTCGTACTGGGAAAGATAATCCAAAAAGTTTTGAAAAACATAAAATAGAATTGAAACCTTATGAAAAAGCAAGATTTGAGAAAGGTGAAGAACTGGAGGTATTAGGAAAGGTACCACCTTCCTCTAATCAATTCCAAAAAAATATGCAAATAGAAAATCTTTCTATTTACAAAGTTAAAACAGATGTTTTGGGTAAAAAACATATCATTAAAAAAGAGGGTGACGAACCAAAACTCAAATTTTAA
- the rplS gene encoding 50S ribosomal protein L19, translated as MNPLIQSLTEGQLRTDIPSFRPGDTVRVHAKVVEGNRERIQIFEGVVIARKGAGISENYTVRKISNGVGVERIFPIHTPRVEKIEVVRYGKVRRAKLYYLRALQGKAARIKEIRR; from the coding sequence ATGAATCCATTAATCCAAAGCTTGACTGAAGGTCAACTTCGTACAGATATCCCATCATTCCGTCCTGGTGACACTGTTCGTGTACACGCGAAAGTTGTCGAAGGTAACCGTGAACGTATCCAGATTTTTGAAGGTGTTGTTATCGCACGTAAAGGTGCTGGCATCTCAGAAAACTACACAGTTCGTAAAATCTCTAACGGTGTAGGTGTTGAGCGTATCTTCCCAATCCACACTCCACGTGTTGAAAAGATTGAAGTTGTTCGTTACGGTAAAGTACGTCGTGCGAAATTGTACTACTTGCGTGCTCTTCAAGGTAAAGCAGCTCGTATCAAAGAAATCCGTCGTTAA
- the crcB gene encoding fluoride efflux transporter CrcB: MVIVYLAIACGLGALVRYFFSRYNQASKLPLGTLIANLLGCFLIGLLYNHVESKEVYAILATGFCGGLTTFSTLNDELQRLLSDNKVFYSYFLLTYIGGFLAIFLGILL, translated from the coding sequence ATGGTAATCGTCTATCTTGCAATCGCCTGCGGGCTTGGAGCCCTGGTGCGTTATTTCTTTTCCCGCTATAATCAAGCTTCTAAATTGCCATTGGGCACTCTCATTGCCAATCTTCTAGGATGTTTTTTGATCGGCCTACTCTACAATCATGTGGAGTCCAAGGAAGTCTATGCTATCCTAGCGACAGGTTTTTGTGGAGGGTTGACGACCTTTTCAACCTTGAATGATGAGCTACAAAGACTGTTAAGTGACAATAAGGTATTTTATAGCTATTTTCTCTTAACTTACATAGGCGGTTTTCTAGCGATTTTTTTAGGAATTCTGCTATAA
- the crcB gene encoding fluoride efflux transporter CrcB has product MKKEQFYPLGIFLAAMVGGLIRYLISIWLPASPDFPLGTLLVNYLGIFCLVYLVKGYLVYKGTSKGLVLALGTGFCGGLTTFSSLLLDAVKLLDTGRYLSLGIYLFLSIGGGLLLAYVLGRKKW; this is encoded by the coding sequence ATGAAAAAAGAACAATTCTATCCGCTCGGAATTTTTCTGGCTGCAATGGTGGGAGGCCTTATCCGCTATCTCATTTCCATTTGGTTACCAGCTAGCCCAGACTTTCCTTTGGGAACCCTTCTCGTCAATTATCTGGGAATATTCTGCCTGGTCTATCTGGTGAAAGGCTATCTGGTCTATAAGGGAACTAGTAAAGGCTTGGTTTTGGCGCTGGGGACGGGTTTTTGCGGAGGTTTAACAACCTTTTCTAGTCTACTCTTGGATGCTGTGAAATTGCTCGATACTGGGCGTTATCTTAGCTTAGGCATCTACTTATTTTTGAGCATTGGTGGAGGTCTACTCTTGGCTTATGTTCTAGGGAGGAAGAAATGGTAA
- a CDS encoding chorismate mutase, translating to MDLDIIRQEIDQIDDQIVKLLEERMHLVEGVVAYKKASGKPILDTKREAIIFEKVRNRVEDKRYQETIVATFSDILKRSRDYQDQNIK from the coding sequence ATGGATTTAGATATTATTCGGCAAGAAATTGATCAAATCGACGACCAAATCGTCAAGCTCCTAGAAGAACGGATGCATTTGGTTGAGGGAGTAGTTGCCTATAAGAAAGCATCTGGTAAGCCAATCTTAGATACCAAGCGAGAAGCAATCATTTTTGAAAAAGTCAGAAATCGAGTAGAAGATAAGCGCTATCAGGAGACCATTGTTGCGACTTTTTCAGACATTCTCAAACGTTCGCGTGATTATCAGGATCAAAATATCAAATGA
- a CDS encoding flavodoxin produces MALAKIVFASMTGNTEEIADIVADKLRDLGLDVDVDECTTVDASDFLEADIAIVATYTYGDGELPDEMMDFYEDLADLNLNGKIYGVVGSGDTFYDEFCKAVDDFDRVFVATGAEKGSECVKVDLSAEEEDIERLEQFAEELAAKVG; encoded by the coding sequence ATGGCATTAGCAAAAATTGTATTTGCCAGTATGACCGGTAATACCGAAGAAATTGCAGATATTGTAGCAGATAAATTGCGTGACTTGGGCTTGGATGTCGATGTGGATGAATGTACGACTGTTGACGCTTCAGACTTCTTGGAGGCGGACATCGCAATCGTTGCGACTTATACTTACGGTGATGGAGAATTGCCAGATGAGATGATGGACTTCTACGAAGACCTAGCAGATCTCAACTTGAATGGCAAAATCTACGGAGTGGTCGGTTCAGGAGATACCTTCTACGACGAATTCTGTAAGGCTGTTGATGACTTTGATCGCGTTTTTGTAGCGACAGGAGCAGAAAAAGGTTCGGAGTGTGTTAAAGTAGACCTTTCTGCCGAAGAAGAAGACATCGAACGTTTGGAACAATTCGCAGAAGAATTGGCTGCAAAAGTAGGATAA
- a CDS encoding DHH family phosphoesterase, which yields MEICQQILEKIKEYDTIIIHRHMKPDPDALGSQVGLKALLTHHFPEKTIKAVGYNEPTLTWMAEMDTVQDSDYQGALAIICDTANRPRIDDKRYEQAAFTIKIDHHPNDDIYGDLSWVDTSSSSASEMIALFAQENQLTLSSEAAQLLYAGIVGDTGRFLYPSTSARTFRIASQLREVDFDFAGLSRQMDTMSFKIAKLQGFVYDHLEVDENGAARVLLTQDILEKYKVTDAETAAIVGAPGRVDTVKAWAIFVEQADGHFRVRMRSKITPINEIAKEHDGGGHPLASGANSYSLEENEQIYKELKEALQIHQG from the coding sequence ATGGAAATTTGCCAGCAAATATTAGAGAAAATCAAAGAATACGACACGATTATCATTCACCGTCATATGAAACCAGATCCAGATGCCTTAGGGAGTCAAGTGGGCTTGAAAGCTCTTCTCACACACCATTTTCCAGAAAAGACCATCAAAGCAGTCGGTTATAACGAACCAACTCTAACCTGGATGGCGGAAATGGATACTGTCCAAGACAGTGACTACCAAGGAGCTCTTGCTATTATTTGTGATACAGCGAATCGTCCTCGTATCGATGATAAACGCTACGAACAAGCTGCTTTCACCATCAAAATCGATCACCATCCAAATGATGATATCTATGGTGACCTATCTTGGGTGGATACAAGTTCAAGCAGCGCCAGTGAGATGATTGCATTATTTGCTCAAGAAAATCAGCTAACTTTGTCTAGTGAAGCCGCACAACTTCTCTATGCAGGAATTGTTGGAGACACAGGGCGTTTTCTCTACCCTTCAACTAGTGCCCGTACCTTTAGAATAGCTAGCCAGCTCCGAGAAGTTGATTTTGACTTTGCTGGATTGTCTCGTCAAATGGATACCATGAGCTTCAAGATTGCAAAACTGCAAGGCTTTGTCTATGATCATTTGGAAGTTGATGAGAATGGAGCTGCACGCGTTCTGCTTACTCAAGACATCTTGGAAAAGTATAAGGTTACGGATGCTGAAACAGCAGCGATTGTTGGGGCACCTGGTCGAGTTGATACTGTTAAGGCTTGGGCTATCTTTGTTGAACAAGCTGATGGCCACTTCCGTGTGCGAATGCGTAGTAAAATCACTCCTATCAATGAGATAGCCAAAGAACACGACGGGGGAGGGCATCCATTAGCCAGTGGTGCCAATTCCTATAGTCTAGAAGAAAACGAACAAATATATAAAGAACTGAAAGAGGCTCTACAGATTCACCAAGGCTAA
- a CDS encoding lantibiotic ABC transporter permease: protein MEKNRLFILISAGVAILGSLLPWASLNAGAFGSYSVNGYQGDGWFIIIAAIVSIVLACLNNMNKAMPKGFSIGVIVAGAIASLVTLINLFSVNKYVSNFGGYGVSIGFGLILALLASIALVVTGLLAMSGGKITKESFTELAESGKDFAQTVGRVTSSTVKTAVEEIKKESQEHKKEETTAEKTETVKEEIEQKEEAKEPANVEAESAEENAEPVKEETTETKKEVETVAENTEPVKETEVKNQQEEKAPIQES, encoded by the coding sequence ATGGAAAAAAATCGTTTGTTTATCCTCATTTCTGCTGGAGTAGCCATTCTTGGTTCACTATTGCCATGGGCTAGTTTAAATGCAGGTGCTTTTGGGTCCTATAGTGTGAATGGTTACCAAGGAGATGGGTGGTTTATCATTATCGCTGCTATTGTGTCTATTGTTCTTGCGTGCTTGAATAATATGAATAAAGCAATGCCTAAAGGTTTCTCAATTGGTGTCATTGTTGCGGGTGCAATTGCATCTCTCGTCACACTAATTAATCTTTTTAGTGTAAACAAGTACGTGTCTAACTTTGGTGGATATGGCGTTTCAATCGGCTTTGGTTTGATTTTGGCTCTTCTTGCTAGCATTGCACTAGTTGTAACTGGTCTCTTGGCGATGTCAGGTGGTAAAATTACAAAAGAATCATTTACTGAATTAGCTGAGTCTGGTAAAGATTTTGCTCAAACTGTCGGACGTGTAACAAGCTCTACCGTTAAAACTGCAGTAGAAGAAATTAAAAAAGAATCTCAAGAACATAAAAAAGAAGAGACTACAGCTGAAAAAACAGAGACTGTTAAAGAGGAAATCGAGCAAAAAGAAGAAGCTAAGGAACCAGCCAATGTAGAAGCTGAATCAGCAGAAGAAAATGCAGAACCAGTAAAAGAAGAAACTACTGAAACTAAAAAAGAAGTTGAAACTGTAGCAGAAAACACAGAACCAGTAAAAGAAACAGAAGTAAAAAATCAACAAGAAGAAAAAGCTCCAATCCAAGAGAGCTAA
- a CDS encoding type B 50S ribosomal protein L31 → MKKDIHPEYRPVVFMDTTTGYKFLSGSTKRSNETVEFEGETYPLIRVEISSDSHPFYTGRQKFTQADGRVDRFNKKYGLK, encoded by the coding sequence ATGAAAAAAGATATCCATCCAGAATATCGCCCAGTTGTCTTCATGGACACAACTACTGGTTACAAATTCCTTAGCGGTTCAACAAAACGCTCTAACGAAACTGTTGAGTTCGAAGGCGAAACTTACCCATTGATCCGTGTGGAAATTTCATCAGACTCACACCCATTCTACACTGGACGACAAAAGTTCACTCAAGCAGATGGACGCGTGGATCGTTTCAACAAAAAATACGGTCTCAAATAA
- a CDS encoding tyrosine-type recombinase/integrase has product MSIIKYKAKKSKSGYLYKVRIYRVIDGKRQDFFKSGFKSLREARQYEAMIYHKKASGDLSGILRASERRFDEVFEEWFKTYQNTVERTTSVRTDDLFRIHILPVLGKMKISKITPWQCQDFITEKGQTFRNIKQVKSYTSQVFDFALKMKLITDNPMKQTILPKRERKKSENFFSVEELHEFLAIIKAEEPYKNYALFRLLAYSGLRKGELYSLRWSDIDFDNQLLSISKNLGRIKGKAVEKSTKNKFSIRQIPLDTETVSILKEWKQKSRREKGQLSVTPLIDSDYMFTFVDRDGKIEPLYQDYINSVLKRIIRKHGLKKITPHGFRHTHATLMIETGVDPVNAAKRLGHASSQMTLDTYSHSTVAGEKKAITKFVDYLDSAKG; this is encoded by the coding sequence ATGTCTATTATTAAATATAAGGCTAAAAAGTCTAAATCAGGGTATCTTTATAAGGTCAGAATCTACAGGGTGATTGATGGCAAACGTCAGGACTTCTTTAAAAGCGGTTTTAAGAGCCTTAGAGAGGCTAGACAGTATGAAGCTATGATTTACCACAAAAAAGCGTCAGGCGACCTCTCAGGGATTCTGAGAGCCTCTGAGAGACGTTTTGATGAAGTTTTTGAAGAATGGTTCAAAACTTATCAAAACACAGTAGAGAGGACGACAAGCGTCCGTACAGATGATTTGTTTAGAATCCATATCTTGCCAGTTCTTGGAAAGATGAAAATTTCCAAAATTACTCCTTGGCAATGCCAAGACTTTATTACCGAAAAAGGTCAGACTTTTAGAAATATCAAACAGGTAAAATCTTATACTAGCCAAGTGTTTGATTTTGCTTTGAAAATGAAATTGATTACAGACAACCCAATGAAGCAAACGATACTCCCCAAAAGAGAGCGGAAGAAGTCAGAGAACTTCTTTAGCGTTGAGGAGTTGCATGAGTTTTTAGCTATTATTAAGGCAGAAGAGCCATATAAAAACTATGCCTTATTTCGTTTGTTGGCCTATAGTGGCTTAAGGAAAGGGGAGCTGTATTCTTTGAGGTGGTCTGACATCGATTTTGACAATCAATTACTTTCTATCAGCAAAAATCTAGGTAGAATCAAGGGGAAAGCCGTTGAGAAAAGCACCAAAAACAAGTTTTCAATACGGCAAATCCCTTTAGATACTGAGACAGTCTCGATTTTGAAAGAGTGGAAACAAAAGAGCAGAAGAGAAAAGGGGCAACTGTCAGTTACCCCATTGATTGATAGTGATTACATGTTTACGTTTGTTGACCGAGATGGAAAGATAGAGCCTTTATACCAGGACTATATCAATAGTGTACTGAAGCGCATTATCAGGAAACATGGCTTGAAGAAGATAACTCCTCATGGTTTCAGACATACTCATGCTACCTTGATGATTGAAACGGGTGTAGATCCTGTTAATGCAGCCAAAAGGTTAGGTCATGCAAGTAGTCAGATGACCCTGGATACTTATAGCCATTCTACAGTAGCAGGAGAGAAGAAAGCTATCACAAAATTTGTAGATTACCTGGATAGTGCAAAAGGTTAG
- a CDS encoding helix-turn-helix transcriptional regulator, producing MSNRLKVLRKEKGLTQADLAKVLNTNQSQYGKYENGKTNLSIENAKILAEYFGVSIPYLLGLDDNPVLVNPGSAKEIFKGFAKVLQGKSTIENKITQWTPFGDELAIILKELNQSEALSDYIDFLASKKGFNPVLVKAIKEFIADEKQGLIPFLINKSGAEDSPYHYVWEAWVESPEYKRRQEEKKRKK from the coding sequence ATGAGCAATAGACTAAAAGTTTTAAGAAAAGAAAAAGGATTGACTCAGGCTGACTTAGCAAAAGTTTTGAATACTAACCAGTCTCAATACGGAAAATATGAAAATGGAAAAACAAATCTTAGTATAGAAAATGCTAAAATTCTAGCGGAATATTTTGGCGTGTCTATCCCTTACTTGCTGGGGCTTGATGACAACCCTGTATTAGTCAATCCAGGATCAGCCAAAGAAATTTTTAAAGGCTTCGCCAAAGTGCTTCAGGGAAAAAGTACGATTGAAAATAAAATCACTCAATGGACTCCATTTGGTGATGAACTTGCAATTATACTTAAAGAACTCAATCAGTCAGAGGCCTTGTCTGATTACATTGATTTTCTAGCAAGTAAAAAAGGCTTCAACCCTGTTTTGGTTAAAGCTATTAAGGAATTTATAGCTGATGAGAAACAAGGCCTTATCCCTTTCCTGATTAACAAATCAGGAGCAGAAGACTCCCCTTATCATTATGTCTGGGAGGCATGGGTAGAGAGTCCTGAATACAAGAGACGGCAAGAAGAGAAAAAGCGTAAGAAATAA
- a CDS encoding DNA-binding protein: MTENFTIHLPKATEKKLLARYDTMLQKAIEKAFEDQELYKPMLRMSGLCRWLDVSTTTIVKWQREGMPHMVIDGVTLYDKHKVAQWLQQYER; this comes from the coding sequence ATGACAGAAAATTTTACTATCCACCTCCCAAAAGCAACAGAAAAGAAGTTGCTTGCTCGTTACGATACCATGCTTCAGAAAGCTATTGAAAAAGCTTTTGAAGACCAGGAGCTTTATAAGCCCATGCTACGAATGTCAGGCTTGTGCCGTTGGCTTGATGTATCCACTACTACCATTGTCAAATGGCAACGTGAAGGCATGCCTCACATGGTCATTGATGGAGTGACCCTGTACGATAAACACAAAGTCGCTCAATGGTTACAACAATATGAAAGGTGA
- a CDS encoding replication initiator protein A, translated as MDYGDDYYLIPKVLFQDDFYKDLVPLDIIVYSVLRNKQEEAIEKGWVDDEGNIYLAYRIEDLAKKFSCARTTMVAVLQRLESVNLIERERQWNTSYYNHNLPYMTYINEV; from the coding sequence ATGGATTATGGTGATGATTATTACTTAATACCTAAAGTATTATTTCAAGACGATTTCTATAAGGATTTGGTACCCCTTGATATTATTGTCTATTCTGTGCTAAGAAACAAACAAGAAGAAGCAATAGAGAAAGGTTGGGTAGATGATGAAGGAAATATTTACCTAGCATATAGAATTGAGGATCTAGCAAAAAAATTTTCCTGCGCCAGAACGACTATGGTCGCTGTTTTACAACGCTTGGAATCTGTCAACTTAATTGAACGTGAACGGCAATGGAATACAAGCTATTATAACCATAACTTACCATACATGACTTACATTAACGAGGTGTAA